The Lycium barbarum isolate Lr01 chromosome 10, ASM1917538v2, whole genome shotgun sequence genome includes a region encoding these proteins:
- the LOC132615104 gene encoding uncharacterized protein LOC132615104, whose product MATEELAETKEWHVVKNWRNAQKEKERERRRIRDRLRRQTMSNEEREKHLARRRRNYQLRRQKVLNNSFSSSQNYDSTTSAGYSNEEENQENVPVSGLEVQLSDATFHPEFCNSQEEPADASSALQQGVEERRYKVQRNPNILPLYQIRHLARLLNSLSSDNQGIGTSLMSKDNITTESRSRRGIRLIDVKRLARALNAN is encoded by the exons ATGGCTACTGAAGAGTTGGCTGAAACTAAAGAATGGCACGTCGTAAAGAACTGGCGGAATGCacagaaagaaaaagagagagaacgTCGTCGAATTCGCGATAGATTGAGAAGGCAAACAATGAGCAATGAGGAGAGGGAAAAACATTTAGCTAGACGTCGAAGAAACTACCAATTGAGAAGACAAAAAGTGTTGAACAATTCATTTTCGTCTTCTCAAAATTATGATAGTACTACTAGTGCAG GATACTCTAATGaagaagaaaatcaagaaaatgtcCCTGTTTCAGGACTTGAGGTTCAATTATCTGATGCTACATTTCATCCTGAATTCTGTAACTCACAAGAAGAACCAGCTGATGCATCAAGTGCATTGCAACAAG GAGTTGAAGAAAGGAGGTATAAAGTGCAGAGGAATCCAAATATTCTGCCTTTATATCAAATAAGACATCTTGCTAGATTATTGAATTCTCTTTCAAGTGATAATCAAGGCATTGGGACCAGTTTGATGTCAAAGGACAATATTACTACAGAGA GTAGATCGCGACGCGGCATAAGGTTAATTGATGTTAAACGTCTGGCTCGAGCGCttaatgcaaattga
- the LOC132613702 gene encoding scarecrow-like protein 13 has translation MQTSQRPQMSGGVHGMHNQPMQQVEQYYTPYPIFENSCNDNRSSGTQFSFQAQNEQFFTLDSSLATDYVVYDSPPALSVSSNRSPFSSQCSQSYMSDNTCGSPFSGCSVVEDGDLRHVLRELENKLMGPKSDTDDSCSCSFNDVVSKPSSLTRWNRVLDMAPTLNLKELLDACAEAVSDADMSTAEVLMNVLEQRVSVSGEPMERLGAYVLEGLRARLLSSGSIIYKKLKCKEPTSSELLSYMQVIYNMCPYYKFAYVSANVVIREAMTNENRIHIIDFQIAQGSQWMFLLHDLARRPGGPPCVRITGVDDSQSAHARGGGLQLVGERLAEVAESYGVPFEFHGAALSGCEVQLENLRVRHGEALAVNFPFILHHIPDESVSTINHRDRLLRLVKSLSPKIVTLVEQESNTNTAPFLPRFRETLDYYTAMFESIDAARPRDDKQRISAEEHCVARDVVNIIACEGADRVERHELFGKWRLRLMMAGFTPCPLSPSVGETIKDMLKEYSPNYRFVEGEGALYLGWKNRALATSSAWR, from the coding sequence ATGCAAACATCCCAGAGACCCCAAATGTCTGGCGGTGTCCATGGAATGCACAATCAGCCAATGCAGCAAGTTGAGCAATATTACACCCCTTACCCCATTTTCGAGAACAGTTGCAATGATAATCGCAGCTCAGGGACACAGTTTTCTTTTCAGGCGCAGAACGAACAATTCTTCACTTTGGACTCGTCCCTGGCTACTGACTATGTTGTCTACGATTCACCTCCTGCCTTAAGCGTCTCTTCCAACAGGAGTCCCTTCTCTTCGCAATGTTCACAGTCATACATGTCTGATAACACGTGTGGTTCGCCTTTCAGTGGGTGTTCAGTAGTTGAAGATGGCGACCTGAGACACGTGCTGCGGGAGCTGGAGAATAAGTTAATGGGGCCCAAATCCGATACTGACGACAGCTGCAGTTGCTCCTTCAACGATGTGGTCTCGAAACCGTCTTCCTTGACAAGGTGGAACCGAGTGTTGGACATGGCCCCCACCTTGAACTTAAAAGAGTTACTCGATGCCTGTGCTGAAGCAGTGTCAGATGCTGATATGTCAACTGCTGAAGTTCTTATGAACGTTTTAGAGCAACGGGTGTCGGTCTCTGGAGAACCTATGGAACGGTTGGGTGCGTACGTGTTGGAAGGGCTAAGAGCACGACTACTTTCGTCAGGAAGCATCATATACAAAAAATTGAAATGCAAAGAACCAACTAGCTCGGAATTATTGTCTTACATGCAAGTCATCTATAACATGTGCCCATATTACAAATTCGCTTATGTGTCCGCAAATGTCGTCATAAGGGAAGCCATGACGAACGAGAACAGAATCCACATCATTGATTTTCAGATTGCACAGGGAAGTCAGTGGATGTTCCTCCTCCATGATCTTGCTCGTCGGCCTGGTGGGCCCCCATGTGTTCGAATCACAGGTGTTGATGATTCCCAATCAGCTCATGCACGAGGCGGAGGACTTCAGCTAGTAGGCGAAAGGTTAGCGGAAGTTGCCGAGTCATATGGAGTGCCTTTCGAATTCCATGGTGCTGCACTATCAGGCTGTGAGGTCCAACTAGAGAATCTTCGGGTTAGACACGGAGAAGCACTCGCAGTAAATTTCCCTTTCATACTGCACCATATTCCGGACGAGAGTGTAAGCACCATCAACCATCGAGACCGCTTATTAAGACTAGTTAAGAGTCTGTCTCCCAAAATTGTGACCTTAGTTGAACAAGAATCGAACACCAACACCGCCCCTTTCCTTCCAAGGTTCCGTGAAACTCTTGATTACTATACAGCAATGTTCGAGTCAATTGATGCAGCTCGTCCTAGGGATGATAAGCAGAGGATCAGTGCAGAGGAACATTGTGTGGCACGGGACGTCGTCAACATAATAGCATGTGAGGGCGCTGACAGAGTGGAAAGACACGAACTTTTCGGTAAGTGGAGGTTGAGACTTATGATGGCTGGATTTACTCCATGCCCGTTGAGTCCATCGGTTGGTGAGACCATCAAGGACATGTTGAAGGAGTACAGCCCAAATTATCGGTTTGTAGAAGGCGAAGGGGCACTATATCTTGGATGGAAAAATAGAGCTTTAGCAACTTCTTCTGCCTGGAGATGA